In the genome of Candidatus Melainabacteria bacterium, the window TGCCCCACAAAAATCTCGTCAACGCGGATCGTCCATGCGAACCAATAACAATCAAATCGGCTTTAAATGCTGCTGCAGTATCGATGATTACTTGATCAGGATAACCAGCTAACGACTCTGCGGAGACCTTGCAATAGGGAAGATGCTGCAAAATTGTAGCTGCCACAGATCGCACATGGGCTTGCGCTTGTTCAGCAGCCTCTGCCGCATGCACAGCCAGGAACGGTTCAAAAAGCTCAACGACTGTCAGCACCTTGATTTCATCGTTGCGTCCATAACGCATTGCTATCAGCGCATCTGCGCTTGCTTGAGAATGCGGTGACAGGTCGGCGGCAAATAGGATCCTCATTAGATTCTCCGAAAGACTGATCAATTACTTCGAAACATTCGCGGCTTCAGCAACAGTTTCAGCTGCTGCGTTTTTGCTCTTCTTCAATCTGACAATTTGCACGGAGCAAGTGCTATTTTGCGGAATGGATTGAGCAATCTTTCCAAAGAAGCGATTAGGCGAATTGCCATGCGCACCGATCAAAATGCGATCAGGCATCCACTCAGCAGCGCTGTAGATTATCTCCAGGTGCGGTTCTCCGCATCGAACTTCAGCATAGACCATAGATTGAGGGCAAGATTCGGAAATTTGCTGCCTTGCCTTCATTACCAGATCATTGGCAAACTTTTTCCTCTTTTCCAATTGTTTCGCAGTCTCGGCAGCAGCTTCTGCTTCGGAACTCAAGGAGCCAACCACAGTCAGAATCTTGATCTGTGTATCAAGCGGCCATTCTGTCGTCGCCACTTCATTAATGATCTGATTTGCAAACTCTGTCTGGTCAATTGCGACTATTACTTTCATTCCTGCACCTTGCTCCTGTCTGACTACATCCAACAAATCATAACGGCACCAGCATGACACTAAAATGCAGCAGGCACCACGGGCATCTCAATTCTTCTGAGAACTACAGTTCTTACGCCAGGTAAGATTCAAGAAGCGACTGAATGCCCAACCGACAAAACCACCGATGCATAGAGCCATCACAGCCATCACTGCTTCACCGTAAAACCGTGTGCAGGCTAAAAAGAAAAGTGCTGTGAGGAGAGCGCTAAAAATAGTCACTCCAAGGAAGAAGTGCCCCATCCGCTCATTTACATCTCTGAAACATTCGAACAGAATGCCGAAAAACAATCCTACGCATCCGGCTCCGACTATCTGCATGATCATCATCTCACTAAACCTCGAAAAACCGTTGCTTGCACAATCAGTTTGCACCAAAACACGAGCTGGCACCTCCGTCTAAGGGCTTAAAGCTCCGTTTCAGGTCACACCGAACTGAAAAGTCATCCCAAAAGATGATACTTTCGAAGCCGATCCGGCTAATCCTTTTGATTGATCTGGTATGAGTCTTGAATGATTTAGCATGAGTCGATGGAGCGATGTTTTGACGCAGAATCTGCACCATAATAGGCATCATAGTGAAGAGCAGAGAATCGCAAAATAATCAGAATCCACTCAAAATTGGAATAGTTATCAACCATGACTAACAACAGTACATTTTTGAAAACATTTGGAGACACGATTACATCGCGTCGGAAACTCCTACAGATCTCTCAGAAAGATCTATCTGAGCGATGTGGAGTTGATCGCGCTTACATCTGCCATTTAGAAAGCGGCAGACGAAACCCAAGTATCGAGCTATTCAATCGAGTCGCAATTGGGTTGAAGATGAAGCCGTCCAGGCTTTTAGCAATGTGTGAACGCAACGCAGAAATTACTGTCCCGCTCCCCACGACCAGCAATGGTGCGGAAGCGAGCTGAGCGTCCCGCTCGCACGGTAAGCAATGCTGCGGGCGAGCTCAACGTCCCGCTAACTTTTGGTCACCGAAGGCTCCCCCTGGCATAGAATCTGGTGCTGACTACGGCAACTATAGCCAGATATATAACAGCGATAATTCCAAGCATGATGAAGAATGAGAGCGGAAGCGCTGTAAATTGAAGCAGCGCTCCAAGCCTCGTCTGCGTCAGGAGGCAAGCCACTATTAGAGTGGCGACGCTGGCAATCGCAAGCGGAGCGCTCGGGGTACTCAGCCAGAACTTCCGCCTCGTACGAATGACGAAGATGACCAGTATTTGTGTCGCTAACGATTCGATAAACCAGCCTGAACGGAAGAGGGTTTGATCCGCTTTTAAAACTGCAAGCAGCAAAAAGAAAGTAATGAAGTCGAATATCGAACTGATTGGACCAACACTGAGCATAAACTTCTGGATGCTCGACATGCTCTCGCGACAAGGTTTTGCCAGTAACTCCTCATCCACATTATCGGTCGGCAGAGCCAGTTCAGAAAGATCGTACAGGAGATTGTTCAGCAAAATTTGAAAAGGAAGCAGCGGCAAGAAAGGCAAAATCAAACTTGCTGCGGCCATGCTGACCATATTTCCAAAGTTGGAACTTGTCGCCATCATTATGTATTTGTGCACATTGGAAAAGGCTCGCCGTCCTTCGCGAATACCAGCGTGCAACACGCGCAGGTCGTGCTCCAACAAAACCAGGTCGGCAGCTTGTTTCGCCACATCAACGGCACTGTCGACCGAAACTCCGACATCAGCTGCGTGCAACGATGGCGCATCGTTAATTCCATCGCCCAAAAATCCAACAATCTTGTCCCGTCCACGCAAAAGGATAATAATGCGATTCTTTTGAGATGGGTTGACACGGCAAAACAAATTCACCTGGTCGATCTTCAAGCTCAGGCTGGCATCATCCAGAGCGTCAAGGTCTGCGCCCGTAAGACTGCCTGTAACTGTAAACTGCAATTCATTGCAAACGTAGCGCGCCACCAATTCATGATCGCCGGAAAGGATTTTTACATCAACTCCATCGTCTTTCAAAGCACGAAGTGCTGCCGAAGCTGACTGTTTAGGTGGGTCCAGAAAAGCCGCGAAACCCAGAAATGTAAGTTTCTCTTCGTCGGCAACTGTCAGTCCAGACAATCGCTCCGAATTTACCCGACAAGCGACAGCAAGAATATGAAATCCACTGGACGCCAATTCAGAGAATAGATCATTGATACGAGTCCGATATTCAGATATCGGATACAAACGACCACCTACTTTGCAGTCCGAACAGACAGAGACGACTTCTTCAACAGCACCTTTGACGCACAGAAACTGGCGATCGTTCTGCTCTAGTAAGACAGACACACGCCTTCTCTCGAAATCGAACGGCACTTCATCGATTTTGTGGTACAGGGCTTTTTCACCGCGGTCCTGAAACGCACGCATAATTGCATCATCAAGCGGGCTCTTAATGCCTGTCTCATTGGCACTGTTCAAGTACGCGAAGCGGAGCACCTCATCACACGACTTCCCATCCAGATCGATATGTTTAAACAGCTCAATCTTGCCTTCAGTCAATGTTCCAGTTTTGTCGGTGCACAGAACGTCCATAGACCCGAGGTCTTGTACAGCAGACAGGCGTTTGACAATCACCTTTTCTTTCGCCATCAACAAGGCGCCACGCGCCAGAGTGACAGTGACAATCATGGGCAACAACTCGGGCGTCAAACCAACAGCCAGAGCAACGCTGAACAACAACGATTCCAACAATGGGCGGTGAAACGAGATGTTGATGACAAATGCAAAGACTACAAGCACTATGGTGAACCGCAATATCAAATTGCCGAAACTTTGCAATTCCCTGTCAAATGAAGTTGCAGAGCGCTGCTGCGCCAGGCTGAGACTGAGTTCACCAAATACAGTGCGAAGCCCGGTCGCAGAAATCAACAGTTTTGCTGTTCCGCTGCTGACAGAGCTTCCTGCGAAGCACTTAGTTTCACTGCTCAAATCAGACGACTGAGCGGCATTTTCCAGATTCGACGAAACTGAGACAACCTTTTCCACCGGATAGGACTCGCCTGAAAGGCTCGATTGATCGACGAATAAGTGTTTAGCCTCAAGAAGTACGCCGTCGGCGGGAATCAGATCTCCGGCTGACAGCAAGACAACGTCACCGGGCACGATACTGTCGCTAGGTACACGAACTTCATGCCCATCTCGAAGCACACGAGCACTCAAGGCCACACTTGCCGATAACCTTTCCACGGCATCGTCAGCTTTCCTCTGTTGGCAGATGTCCATTGCGATGCTAATCGAAACGACCATCAGGATTATGGCAAAGCTGCCGGTCTCGCCCGTCAAAGCCGAAATGAAGCCGGCTGCCAGCAAGATACAGACAAGCGGATTTCGCAATCTATCTAGTATGGATTTGAGCCAGTGGGACTTTGCCTTCTTGCCAAAGCTGTTTTTGCCCCAGCGTTCAAGAAGTGCTGCGGCTTCGCCGCTGGTTAGCCCGACGTTAGATTGATTGGCGAGGGCTTCGGTGAAGGACATTGGTGGTTTAACTGGAGATTCCTATATCTTCTCACAAAGCCGCCAGCTGGGGTTCCTGACCTTGTTTCCTACCAGAGCATGACCAGTGCGCCTCATCCCAAGGGATGAGTTTTAAAGGGTGAACGGCAAAACTCGGGCTCGGCACGTCGACTAAATACTACTCGCGACGGATGCACATACAGCTCAGAACTGTTCAAATGATAGTACGAGCTTTTTCTAGCAATTCGATTACTAACGTAAACGGCTCACACTTTTCAAATCAAAGCGAA includes:
- a CDS encoding universal stress protein, which codes for MKVIVAIDQTEFANQIINEVATTEWPLDTQIKILTVVGSLSSEAEAAAETAKQLEKRKKFANDLVMKARQQISESCPQSMVYAEVRCGEPHLEIIYSAAEWMPDRILIGAHGNSPNRFFGKIAQSIPQNSTCSVQIVRLKKSKNAAAETVAEAANVSK
- a CDS encoding XRE family transcriptional regulator, which encodes MTNNSTFLKTFGDTITSRRKLLQISQKDLSERCGVDRAYICHLESGRRNPSIELFNRVAIGLKMKPSRLLAMCERNAEITVPLPTTSNGAEAS
- the mgtA gene encoding magnesium-translocating P-type ATPase, which produces MSFTEALANQSNVGLTSGEAAALLERWGKNSFGKKAKSHWLKSILDRLRNPLVCILLAAGFISALTGETGSFAIILMVVSISIAMDICQQRKADDAVERLSASVALSARVLRDGHEVRVPSDSIVPGDVVLLSAGDLIPADGVLLEAKHLFVDQSSLSGESYPVEKVVSVSSNLENAAQSSDLSSETKCFAGSSVSSGTAKLLISATGLRTVFGELSLSLAQQRSATSFDRELQSFGNLILRFTIVLVVFAFVINISFHRPLLESLLFSVALAVGLTPELLPMIVTVTLARGALLMAKEKVIVKRLSAVQDLGSMDVLCTDKTGTLTEGKIELFKHIDLDGKSCDEVLRFAYLNSANETGIKSPLDDAIMRAFQDRGEKALYHKIDEVPFDFERRRVSVLLEQNDRQFLCVKGAVEEVVSVCSDCKVGGRLYPISEYRTRINDLFSELASSGFHILAVACRVNSERLSGLTVADEEKLTFLGFAAFLDPPKQSASAALRALKDDGVDVKILSGDHELVARYVCNELQFTVTGSLTGADLDALDDASLSLKIDQVNLFCRVNPSQKNRIIILLRGRDKIVGFLGDGINDAPSLHAADVGVSVDSAVDVAKQAADLVLLEHDLRVLHAGIREGRRAFSNVHKYIMMATSSNFGNMVSMAAASLILPFLPLLPFQILLNNLLYDLSELALPTDNVDEELLAKPCRESMSSIQKFMLSVGPISSIFDFITFFLLLAVLKADQTLFRSGWFIESLATQILVIFVIRTRRKFWLSTPSAPLAIASVATLIVACLLTQTRLGALLQFTALPLSFFIMLGIIAVIYLAIVAVVSTRFYARGSLR